One part of the Desulfonema ishimotonii genome encodes these proteins:
- a CDS encoding DUF6901 family protein, translating into MKPLSILYRFTLSNGLQEDFDLHIDPKHLTLMRPKMEMPPAWCRLDFHQCPNCPRAEDNHPFCDVSLNLVDIVKRFERLVSYDELFVEVITEERIYYKKTSAQRGISSLMGLTIAASDCPLTDFFKPMARFHLPFASSEETIWRATSSYMLSQYFLRRKGRDVDFELRHLNRVYSDIQKLNLAIVKRLRAACEKDSAVNAVIILDAFAKSLPPVIEKSLEKLRYIFDPVLRHY; encoded by the coding sequence ATGAAACCCTTATCCATTTTATACCGATTTACCCTGTCCAACGGCCTGCAGGAGGATTTTGACCTGCATATCGACCCGAAACATCTCACGCTGATGCGTCCGAAGATGGAAATGCCGCCAGCCTGGTGCCGCCTGGATTTTCATCAGTGTCCCAATTGTCCCCGTGCTGAAGATAACCATCCTTTTTGCGATGTATCCCTGAATCTGGTTGATATTGTCAAACGCTTTGAGCGCCTGGTTTCATATGATGAGCTTTTTGTTGAGGTGATTACCGAGGAGCGGATTTATTATAAAAAAACAAGCGCACAGAGAGGCATCAGCTCCCTGATGGGTCTGACGATCGCGGCCAGCGACTGTCCGCTGACCGATTTTTTCAAACCCATGGCCCGGTTTCATCTGCCTTTTGCAAGCAGTGAGGAAACCATATGGCGGGCGACTTCAAGCTATATGCTGTCCCAGTATTTTTTGCGCCGGAAAGGCCGGGATGTTGATTTTGAACTCCGGCACCTCAACAGGGTTTACAGTGATATTCAGAAATTGAACCTTGCCATTGTCAAACGCCTCCGGGCGGCCTGTGAAAAGGATTCAGCCGTGAATGCTGTCATTATACTGGATGCTTTCGCAAAAAGTTTGCCGCCTGTCATTGAAAAATCTCTGGAAAAACTCCGCTATATCTTTGATCCTGTGCTTCGCCATTATTGA
- a CDS encoding DUF3467 domain-containing protein, which translates to MTEDSPKRQNAEFPEGRYVNYFKIGYNEFEFILDFGQFYPDENQEAVFHTRIITCPFYSEALLKTLSDSVTRYKKMFSR; encoded by the coding sequence ATGACAGAGGACAGCCCGAAAAGACAAAATGCCGAGTTTCCCGAAGGGCGGTATGTCAACTATTTCAAAATCGGGTATAATGAATTTGAGTTTATACTCGATTTCGGGCAGTTTTACCCGGATGAGAATCAGGAGGCCGTTTTTCACACCCGGATTATCACCTGCCCCTTTTATTCGGAAGCGCTTTTGAAGACACTCAGTGATTCCGTCACCCGCTATAAAAAGATGTTTTCCCGCTGA
- the feoB gene encoding ferrous iron transport protein B, translated as MQENLSIALAGNPNAGKTTMFNALTGARQSVGNYPGVTVEKREGYLHHNGLQLNIVDLPGTYSLTAYSQEELVARDYLVNERPRIVVDIVDANSLERHLYLAVQFMEMGIPMVLALNMMDEVRKSGKKIDTAELSRLLKMPVIETVARIGEGKESLIRETLAFADKKNGVWEPLEISYGPDIDPSLMDMTRLIEAENLLTGRYPARWIALKYLEGDVQIRDMGDAAGDIGRKLSRMVEKVAEHCRATLDTSPEAIIADYRYGFISSVTRQGVVTASGQKERIAMSDNIDRVVTHRFLGPALMIGVLYGMFVVTFTIGEIPMGWVGTFFDWLGATVTAITRPGLIRSMLVDGIIAGVGGVLGFVPLIMVMFLGISFLEDSGYMARMAYMMDRVLRIFGLHGCSVMPFIVAGGIPGGCAVPGVMGARTLRSPKEKLATLLVTPFMPCGAKVPVFLLLGAAFFKGAAATVLFWITIGAWITALLVAWVLRNTVIRGEATPFVMELPPYRLPTFKGLCIHTWERAWQYIKKAGTIILAISILVWSAMTFPAIPDEAARYFQIRQESLSAQLSDARTPADKEALTIQLNQVENAKAETTLKNSFAGRLGTGLEPLTRLAGFEWRTNIALLGGFAAKEVIVSTLGTAYSLGSVSAEETGGLASRLKKDPGWNALKALSMIIFVMLYAPCLVTVVAIAKESSWKWAAFSVCYTTLLAFIMSILVYQTGQFFGVLM; from the coding sequence GTGCAGGAAAATCTGAGTATTGCCCTTGCCGGAAATCCCAATGCTGGAAAAACAACCATGTTCAACGCACTCACCGGTGCCCGCCAGAGCGTGGGGAACTATCCGGGCGTGACCGTTGAAAAACGGGAGGGCTATCTCCACCACAACGGGCTGCAGCTCAATATCGTTGACCTGCCGGGAACCTATTCCCTGACCGCCTATTCACAGGAAGAGCTGGTGGCACGGGACTACCTCGTCAATGAGCGGCCCCGGATCGTTGTTGACATCGTCGATGCCAACAGCCTCGAACGCCACCTCTACCTTGCCGTCCAGTTCATGGAGATGGGGATTCCCATGGTACTCGCCCTGAATATGATGGACGAGGTGCGCAAAAGCGGCAAGAAGATCGACACAGCGGAACTCTCCCGTCTCCTGAAAATGCCGGTCATCGAAACCGTGGCCCGCATCGGTGAGGGAAAGGAGAGCCTTATCCGGGAAACCCTTGCGTTTGCCGACAAAAAAAACGGTGTGTGGGAACCGCTTGAAATATCCTATGGCCCGGATATTGATCCCTCCCTCATGGACATGACCCGCCTGATCGAGGCGGAAAACCTCCTGACCGGTCGCTACCCGGCCCGTTGGATTGCCCTTAAATACCTGGAGGGCGACGTTCAGATCCGGGACATGGGGGACGCTGCCGGCGATATCGGCAGAAAACTCTCCCGGATGGTTGAAAAGGTGGCGGAACACTGCCGGGCAACGCTGGACACCTCGCCCGAAGCCATCATCGCGGATTACCGCTACGGATTTATCTCCTCCGTCACCCGACAGGGCGTGGTTACCGCAAGCGGACAGAAAGAGCGCATCGCCATGTCCGACAACATTGACCGGGTCGTCACCCACCGGTTTCTGGGACCGGCCCTGATGATCGGCGTTCTCTATGGCATGTTTGTCGTCACCTTCACCATCGGTGAAATTCCCATGGGGTGGGTGGGCACCTTTTTCGACTGGCTGGGCGCGACCGTCACCGCCATAACGCGCCCCGGCCTGATCCGGTCCATGCTTGTGGACGGCATTATCGCAGGCGTGGGCGGGGTGCTGGGGTTCGTCCCCCTGATCATGGTGATGTTTCTGGGAATCTCGTTTCTGGAAGACTCCGGCTATATGGCGCGAATGGCCTACATGATGGACCGGGTTCTCCGCATTTTCGGGCTTCACGGATGCTCGGTAATGCCCTTTATCGTGGCTGGCGGCATTCCGGGCGGGTGCGCGGTTCCGGGTGTAATGGGCGCACGGACCCTGAGAAGCCCCAAAGAGAAGCTGGCAACCCTCCTGGTAACCCCCTTTATGCCGTGCGGGGCCAAGGTGCCGGTTTTTCTGTTGCTGGGGGCCGCCTTTTTCAAAGGCGCTGCCGCAACTGTCCTTTTCTGGATCACCATCGGCGCATGGATCACAGCACTGCTGGTGGCCTGGGTGCTGCGCAATACCGTGATCCGGGGGGAGGCCACCCCCTTTGTCATGGAACTTCCCCCCTACCGGCTGCCGACCTTCAAAGGGCTTTGCATTCACACCTGGGAGCGGGCATGGCAATATATCAAAAAAGCCGGAACCATTATTCTGGCCATCTCCATCCTGGTCTGGTCTGCCATGACCTTTCCGGCGATCCCCGATGAGGCCGCCCGATATTTTCAAATCCGGCAGGAATCCCTGTCCGCACAGCTCTCTGACGCCCGGACACCGGCTGACAAAGAGGCCCTGACCATACAGTTGAACCAGGTCGAAAACGCGAAGGCCGAGACGACGCTGAAGAATTCTTTTGCAGGCAGACTGGGAACCGGGCTGGAACCCCTCACCCGGCTGGCCGGGTTTGAGTGGCGCACCAACATCGCCCTTCTGGGCGGCTTTGCCGCCAAAGAGGTGATTGTCTCCACCCTGGGAACCGCCTATTCCCTGGGGAGCGTATCGGCTGAAGAAACCGGCGGGCTTGCCAGTCGGCTGAAGAAAGACCCGGGCTGGAATGCCCTGAAAGCCCTGAGCATGATTATCTTTGTGATGCTATACGCCCCCTGCCTGGTAACGGTGGTCGCTATTGCCAAAGAATCTTCCTGGAAATGGGCGGCGTTCAGCGTATGCTACACCACCCTGCTGGCGTTCATCATGTCAATCCTTGTCTACCAGACCGGACAGTTTTTCGGGGTACTGATGTAA
- a CDS encoding sigma-54-dependent transcriptional regulator, whose product MRSSVIVIAGEYEVLAKRLAECGYRVINIPIRHESFRFVEIDPDIIIISPSCREVGHIPDVIRRIRSRYSLLPIITIIAHSSEELIISAFRAGVNDYFKAPFDTDEILENIKKYLKPERASSQGCCGDCISHKPRWQPMIGESRAMQKIRSDIVKIAAADMTVLITGETGTGKDLVAELIHRKSPRREFPFVCVNCPSLPETLIESEMFGYDKGAFTGAVRAKRGKFELAAKGSLFLDEIGDMSLSAQSKLLRVIEKKEIFRLGGQGVIPLDVRLITATNKDPEKLVAEGKFREDLFYRLNIVRIHAPPLRERKSDLLSLTAWFIQKMNQQFGCQIEGLTENSKRMMYQYEWPGNIRELKNVIAASFINLPRRKTTLMDLPQSFKAQFETARSLPKNERRKLVSVLMENNWNKSRAARKLNWSRMTVYRKIAKYNIVEKRARDQ is encoded by the coding sequence ATGAGGTCGTCCGTTATTGTGATCGCCGGTGAGTACGAAGTATTGGCGAAAAGATTAGCTGAGTGCGGATACAGGGTGATTAATATTCCCATCCGCCATGAATCGTTCCGGTTCGTCGAAATCGATCCGGATATCATTATTATTTCTCCGTCCTGCCGGGAGGTCGGGCATATACCGGATGTAATCCGCCGGATTCGTTCCCGTTACAGCCTCCTGCCGATTATTACCATCATCGCACACAGTTCCGAGGAGTTGATTATTTCGGCTTTCCGGGCCGGGGTCAATGATTATTTCAAGGCCCCCTTTGACACAGATGAAATTCTTGAGAATATAAAAAAATATCTGAAACCCGAAAGGGCGTCGTCTCAGGGGTGCTGTGGGGACTGCATTTCCCATAAGCCCCGTTGGCAACCCATGATCGGCGAGAGCAGGGCCATGCAGAAAATCAGGTCTGATATCGTAAAAATCGCGGCTGCCGACATGACGGTGCTGATCACAGGGGAAACCGGGACCGGCAAAGATCTGGTGGCGGAACTGATTCACCGGAAAAGTCCGCGACGCGAATTCCCCTTTGTCTGTGTCAATTGCCCCTCTCTGCCGGAAACGCTGATTGAAAGTGAGATGTTCGGATATGATAAAGGCGCTTTTACCGGGGCTGTCCGGGCAAAGCGCGGAAAATTCGAGCTGGCTGCAAAGGGAAGCCTTTTTCTCGATGAAATCGGAGATATGAGCCTGTCTGCCCAGTCAAAACTGCTGCGTGTCATTGAGAAAAAGGAGATTTTCCGTCTGGGCGGCCAGGGGGTTATCCCGCTGGATGTGCGGCTGATTACCGCGACCAATAAAGATCCTGAAAAATTGGTGGCTGAGGGAAAATTTCGGGAAGATCTGTTCTATCGCCTCAATATTGTGAGAATTCATGCGCCTCCTCTGAGGGAACGCAAAAGCGATCTTTTGTCACTGACCGCCTGGTTTATTCAGAAGATGAACCAGCAGTTTGGCTGTCAGATTGAAGGGCTGACCGAAAATTCAAAGCGCATGATGTATCAGTATGAATGGCCCGGCAATATCCGGGAGCTTAAAAATGTCATCGCGGCCTCGTTTATTAATCTGCCCCGCCGGAAAACGACCCTGATGGATCTGCCGCAATCCTTCAAAGCGCAGTTTGAAACGGCGCGTTCTCTGCCGAAAAACGAAAGGCGGAAGCTTGTGTCCGTACTGATGGAAAACAACTGGAATAAGAGCAGGGCGGCCCGGAAACTGAACTGGTCACGGATGACCGTTTACCGCAAAATAGCCAAATACAATATTGTTGAAAAGCGGGCCCGCGACCAGTGA
- a CDS encoding FeoA family protein codes for MVLTDIENGRRVRVRSVESGCKMQSRLAGMGLIPGTEIRVISNIPGRPLIVCAAGSRLMICQKIARHIGVLTAGVTSGIPCHENKNCMMKNRDKKMCRKMCLRQMCVNQSGIIRSVRAEGELGRRIRDMGLVPNTEVTVVGRAPLNDPVALRLRDFTLSLRNNEADYITVEVTGG; via the coding sequence AGACATTGAAAACGGCAGGCGGGTCAGAGTCCGATCTGTGGAATCCGGTTGCAAAATGCAATCCCGCCTTGCGGGTATGGGGCTGATCCCCGGAACAGAGATAAGGGTCATCAGCAATATCCCCGGAAGGCCGCTGATCGTATGTGCGGCCGGAAGTCGTCTGATGATATGCCAGAAAATTGCCCGGCATATCGGCGTACTCACAGCAGGCGTCACCTCCGGCATCCCGTGCCATGAAAATAAAAATTGTATGATGAAAAACAGGGACAAAAAAATGTGCAGAAAAATGTGTCTCAGGCAGATGTGTGTAAACCAGTCCGGCATTATCCGGTCGGTCCGTGCAGAGGGTGAGCTGGGCCGGAGAATCCGGGATATGGGGCTGGTTCCCAACACGGAAGTCACCGTGGTGGGCCGTGCGCCCCTGAACGACCCCGTGGCCCTGCGTCTCAGGGATTTCACCCTGTCACTGCGGAACAACGAGGCCGACTATATTACGGTGGAAGTAACCGGAGGCTGA
- a CDS encoding IS630 family transposase encodes MRKKRSLNIRTHIFMPEETETLKRYRDGQKDYRLKLRFIALLLIAGNTGTEIVAAAVGKDIRTVETWYGKYLTHGPDALNSFQYQPKRCFLSDDQLADMIAWVKKELPSDTKVICHYIREQTGIAYCQSAVAKLLKKNGLRRLRPKLIPGKPPSEKEQTDFIEKYEKLRKSAADPESGRVVIFCDAMHFVHQTVPATCWGDPSERPVLKANSGRQRLNIMGGYDPVTCKLIHETDEKNCDSEKAIIFFKKLLRTYPKASMIKVFADNATYFHARNTQEWLEKNPRISLYFLPAYAPNLNLIERLWRFAKGKLIRNTYYEKYKTFRCHVFRLLNNIHNYESELSSLMVEKFQIIRQ; translated from the coding sequence ATGAGGAAAAAACGCTCTCTGAATATCAGAACCCATATTTTCATGCCGGAAGAAACCGAAACCCTGAAAAGGTACCGTGACGGCCAGAAGGATTACCGCCTGAAACTCCGCTTCATAGCGCTTCTGCTGATCGCCGGCAATACCGGAACCGAAATTGTGGCCGCGGCAGTCGGAAAAGATATCAGAACCGTGGAAACATGGTACGGAAAATATCTTACGCATGGTCCCGATGCCCTGAATTCCTTTCAGTACCAACCGAAACGGTGCTTTCTGTCAGATGATCAGCTCGCAGACATGATCGCATGGGTGAAAAAAGAACTCCCTTCCGATACGAAAGTCATCTGTCATTATATAAGGGAACAGACCGGGATTGCCTACTGCCAAAGCGCGGTTGCGAAGCTCCTTAAAAAAAACGGACTGAGACGACTCCGTCCGAAGCTGATTCCGGGAAAACCGCCGTCCGAAAAAGAACAAACCGATTTTATTGAAAAATATGAGAAACTCCGCAAATCCGCCGCCGATCCGGAGTCCGGCAGAGTCGTCATTTTCTGCGATGCCATGCACTTCGTTCATCAGACCGTGCCCGCGACATGTTGGGGAGATCCGTCCGAACGACCTGTTTTAAAAGCAAATTCCGGGCGTCAGCGCCTGAATATCATGGGCGGATATGATCCCGTGACCTGTAAGCTGATACATGAGACCGACGAAAAAAACTGTGACTCCGAAAAAGCGATCATTTTTTTCAAAAAACTGCTCAGAACCTATCCGAAAGCCAGTATGATAAAGGTTTTTGCTGATAATGCCACTTATTTTCATGCCCGGAACACACAGGAATGGCTTGAAAAAAATCCCCGGATCAGTTTGTATTTTCTCCCGGCCTATGCTCCGAACCTGAATCTGATCGAACGCCTTTGGCGTTTTGCAAAAGGGAAACTGATCAGAAACACATATTATGAGAAATACAAGACGTTCCGGTGTCATGTTTTTCGTCTTCTGAATAATATACATAATTATGAAAGTGAGTTATCATCTCTTATGGTAGAAAAATTTCAGATAATTCGCCAATAA
- a CDS encoding UPF0236 family transposase-like protein yields the protein MKNQSPRSIPLKDVVRSRLLREYGGRRNPLNIVAITDGAKNIRLRLREIFGFPVTLILDWYHLCKKVREHMSMISRNRDEKSAHMGFLIHHLWRGNTAEALNYMKSEIIPKNEKRLADLITYIEKHRHEIIDYELRKSVGKTIGSGRVEKACDQVVGFRQKKKGMSWGKVGSRALATLKIAELNGRWDALWKITDRSEAANNCLC from the coding sequence ATGAAAAACCAAAGTCCGAGGAGTATACCTCTGAAAGATGTGGTCAGAAGCCGGCTTCTCAGGGAATACGGCGGAAGGCGGAACCCTCTGAATATCGTGGCGATAACTGACGGGGCAAAAAATATTCGCCTGAGGTTAAGAGAAATATTTGGTTTTCCGGTAACACTTATTTTGGATTGGTATCACCTTTGTAAAAAGGTAAGGGAGCATATGAGCATGATTTCCCGGAACAGGGACGAGAAATCTGCCCATATGGGATTTCTGATTCACCATCTGTGGCGGGGGAATACGGCAGAAGCTCTTAACTATATGAAATCAGAAATCATACCGAAAAATGAAAAGAGACTGGCCGACCTCATCACATATATTGAAAAGCACAGGCATGAGATCATTGATTACGAACTGAGAAAATCGGTCGGAAAGACAATAGGGAGCGGCAGAGTTGAAAAAGCCTGCGATCAGGTCGTCGGATTCCGGCAGAAAAAGAAAGGCATGAGCTGGGGAAAAGTCGGAAGCAGGGCTCTGGCAACCCTGAAAATTGCCGAACTGAACGGTCGGTGGGACGCTTTGTGGAAAATCACCGATCGCTCGGAAGCTGCAAATAACTGTCTGTGCTGA
- a CDS encoding C1 family peptidase, which translates to MKRIAGILSVILSLIFFVAFNACAAENLWFPHVACVDGWETEICILNTDASQTLNGVLKAYSNSGTAVSGEKIISLSPHARRQISVSDEFYDAGEIGYMVLDISSGSGVGYTKFYIEGLYRVAVPAVSEINSGDIYVPHIASDQEWWTGISLLNTTSAAKTFTFEFSNGTTKTETLSANEHRAFVVKSMFGGTTPQGVESAVIRNAAGVIGLELFGSSGESGNRYLSGILLKDELAAKLYYPHIASNNEWWTGIVTYNPSASACNLVITSYREDGIALGNQTRYLGGHEKYIGSAKDLGLPDETAWFSVSASSPVSGFELFGTNTGHQLAGYTGVNISGKSGVFAKREMIWDGWTGIAFVNIEESSANVTLTAYDDDGNAVDTEAITLNPHEKKVKVAEDLFSGNISAATCIGYVADREVVGFQLNGSEDGMLLDGLPGMMKIKNDDAAFTTGNQDFVLEEALSYAPLFGNSAGDFQGSNLPSRVDYSSYMPSVRNQGNTGSCTSWATGYYYKTYQEVIEEGWDKNRYAFSPMYLWAMQCKNFERPASFIASHEILKNRGCARWATVPYEDYYDDRSQYRNFYIPDSVHQEASAYRSGDRNPLTGLNQTKNALADGPVILGINYYDHSHLRNNVTEEQNYLRYDPGNYDGGHAILCVGYDDAKFGEGALLFINSWGDDWAIGGYSWIKYSDFNNIVIVAMTISDTPNQQGDDDNVQTRPDPPASVSASDAEGAYVDITWSKTGTALSYKIYRAEIGEPATYEAVGVSASTRYRDNTAEPGTEYYYSVVSLNDIGESEHYATDTSGKSYVDAGSARGQALTQPVLAWDRNDDSEIRSYFTVSNVDPSAVVMEVFVSKTNKGPWTSFGWIDPGDFYITWGEDSEYVGLKPFMSVRVANEYAYSYSEPAQVGKTIVTQVPVAQIQTLTAAADEGKIHLSWTTDGGSADFFEIWRYLASAGEENGNQWILVNGNIPADWTGGFDSGVLPGKSYYYAIRAVYQGTQSEYRMLETPVKIGTGQANLYLSDITYNYDGIVNPAEFDIEVYNDGDTDIGDYTIKIWAYDWDDQYSYSIAEFRASEVDWYGTLLPLPAGYHHTLSFTYEIPTAYADGHFYSWGIEIDPNNEIEEIYEEDNFLWSDKGWWLYGNTRKRNIMSASEKLNPSENSAALRPVSESENPNTKIGNTKLFNESEVTADRKRSRKENNFGPIRFKKPTFCIRY; encoded by the coding sequence ATGAAACGTATCGCCGGGATATTATCCGTTATCTTATCACTCATCTTTTTTGTGGCGTTCAATGCCTGTGCAGCCGAAAATCTTTGGTTTCCCCATGTCGCATGTGTTGACGGGTGGGAAACCGAAATCTGTATCCTGAACACCGATGCCTCACAGACGCTGAACGGTGTGCTGAAAGCCTACAGCAACAGCGGCACGGCAGTATCCGGGGAAAAAATAATTTCATTATCACCCCATGCCCGGCGGCAGATCAGCGTCAGTGATGAATTTTACGACGCCGGCGAAATCGGATATATGGTGCTGGACATATCGTCCGGCAGTGGCGTCGGGTACACCAAATTTTATATTGAGGGACTTTACCGCGTGGCCGTGCCTGCGGTTTCTGAAATCAATTCCGGTGATATTTACGTTCCGCATATTGCGTCCGATCAGGAGTGGTGGACAGGTATTAGTCTCCTGAATACCACATCTGCTGCCAAAACATTCACGTTTGAATTCAGTAACGGAACCACAAAAACCGAAACGCTCAGCGCAAATGAACACAGGGCGTTCGTTGTAAAAAGCATGTTCGGCGGAACCACGCCGCAGGGGGTTGAATCGGCTGTTATCAGAAACGCAGCCGGTGTTATCGGTCTGGAGCTTTTCGGCAGCAGCGGAGAGAGTGGGAACCGTTATCTGAGCGGTATTCTGCTGAAAGATGAGCTGGCTGCAAAACTGTATTATCCCCATATTGCCAGCAATAATGAATGGTGGACGGGAATTGTGACGTATAATCCGTCAGCGTCCGCCTGTAATCTGGTCATCACGTCATACCGGGAAGATGGTATCGCGTTGGGGAATCAGACCCGATATCTTGGCGGGCATGAAAAATATATCGGGTCTGCGAAAGATCTCGGTTTGCCAGATGAAACCGCGTGGTTCAGCGTTTCGGCATCCTCACCTGTCAGCGGGTTCGAGCTTTTCGGAACAAATACCGGTCATCAGCTGGCCGGATACACGGGCGTGAACATCAGCGGTAAATCCGGCGTGTTTGCCAAGCGGGAAATGATATGGGACGGCTGGACCGGCATTGCGTTTGTGAATATTGAGGAGAGTTCGGCAAATGTGACGCTGACAGCCTATGATGATGACGGGAATGCGGTGGACACAGAGGCGATCACGCTGAATCCGCATGAGAAAAAAGTGAAGGTGGCCGAGGATCTGTTCAGCGGGAATATCAGCGCGGCAACCTGTATCGGATATGTGGCTGACAGGGAAGTGGTCGGGTTTCAGTTGAACGGTTCAGAAGACGGGATGTTGCTGGATGGGCTGCCGGGGATGATGAAGATAAAAAATGATGACGCAGCTTTTACGACCGGCAATCAGGATTTCGTCCTTGAGGAAGCGCTGTCATATGCCCCGCTGTTCGGGAATTCCGCAGGGGATTTCCAAGGCTCCAATCTGCCGTCCCGCGTCGATTATTCGTCCTATATGCCGTCTGTCAGAAACCAGGGCAATACCGGGTCTTGCACATCATGGGCAACCGGATATTATTATAAGACATATCAGGAAGTTATAGAAGAGGGCTGGGATAAGAACCGATACGCATTCAGCCCCATGTATTTATGGGCCATGCAGTGTAAAAATTTTGAGCGGCCCGCAAGTTTCATCGCCTCACATGAAATTCTGAAAAACAGGGGATGTGCCCGATGGGCGACCGTACCCTATGAAGATTATTATGATGACCGGTCACAATATAGAAATTTTTATATCCCCGACAGCGTTCATCAGGAAGCGTCGGCCTACAGAAGCGGTGATCGGAACCCCCTGACCGGCTTGAACCAGACAAAAAATGCCCTGGCAGACGGCCCGGTCATATTGGGCATTAATTATTATGATCATTCACACCTTAGAAATAATGTCACTGAAGAACAGAACTATCTCAGATATGATCCCGGCAATTATGATGGCGGCCATGCCATCTTATGTGTCGGATATGACGATGCCAAATTCGGCGAAGGCGCCCTCCTCTTTATCAACAGCTGGGGCGATGACTGGGCAATAGGCGGATATTCCTGGATAAAATATTCCGATTTCAACAATATTGTTATCGTGGCCATGACGATTTCGGATACGCCGAATCAGCAGGGAGATGATGACAACGTTCAGACCCGCCCCGATCCGCCGGCCAGCGTCTCCGCCTCGGATGCCGAAGGCGCCTATGTCGATATCACATGGTCGAAAACAGGCACGGCCCTCTCCTACAAAATATACCGCGCAGAAATCGGAGAACCTGCGACCTATGAGGCCGTCGGTGTATCAGCATCCACACGGTACAGGGATAATACGGCCGAGCCGGGAACTGAGTATTATTATTCCGTCGTCTCCCTCAATGATATCGGAGAATCGGAGCATTATGCGACAGATACCTCCGGCAAATCCTACGTCGATGCGGGCAGTGCAAGGGGGCAGGCGCTGACGCAACCGGTGCTGGCATGGGACCGCAATGATGACAGTGAGATCCGATCCTATTTCACCGTTTCAAATGTGGACCCGTCCGCCGTTGTCATGGAGGTGTTTGTGTCAAAAACAAACAAGGGGCCGTGGACGTCTTTCGGATGGATTGATCCGGGTGATTTTTATATAACATGGGGAGAAGATTCCGAATATGTGGGGCTGAAGCCATTTATGTCGGTCAGGGTTGCCAATGAGTATGCCTACAGCTATTCGGAACCGGCTCAGGTCGGCAAGACGATTGTCACCCAGGTTCCCGTGGCACAGATACAGACCCTTACGGCAGCGGCGGATGAGGGTAAAATACATCTCAGCTGGACAACCGACGGCGGTTCCGCAGATTTTTTTGAAATATGGCGCTATCTGGCATCTGCCGGAGAAGAGAACGGTAATCAGTGGATACTGGTCAACGGCAATATTCCGGCGGACTGGACAGGAGGCTTTGACAGCGGAGTACTCCCCGGCAAGTCATATTATTATGCCATCAGAGCGGTCTATCAGGGAACCCAGAGCGAATACAGGATGCTGGAAACGCCCGTAAAAATCGGGACGGGCCAGGCGAACCTGTATCTCAGCGACATTACCTACAACTATGACGGAATTGTGAACCCGGCCGAGTTTGATATAGAGGTTTATAACGACGGTGATACAGATATTGGCGATTATACCATAAAAATATGGGCCTATGACTGGGATGATCAGTATTCGTACAGCATCGCCGAATTCAGGGCATCCGAGGTTGACTGGTATGGCACACTGCTGCCGTTACCGGCGGGCTATCATCATACGCTGTCATTCACTTACGAAATACCGACAGCGTATGCTGACGGACATTTTTATTCATGGGGTATTGAAATTGATCCGAACAACGAAATTGAAGAAATATATGAAGAGGATAATTTTTTATGGAGTGACAAAGGCTGGTGGCTCTATGGCAACACACGAAAAAGAAACATTATGTCTGCCTCTGAAAAGCTGAATCCAAGTGAAAACAGTGCCGCATTAAGACCAGTTTCGGAAAGTGAAAATCCGAATACAAAAATCGGCAATACCAAACTGTTTAACGAGTCAGAGGTGACGGCTGACAGAAAGAGAAGCCGAAAGGAAAACAATTTCGGCCCGATTCGTTTCAAAAAGCCGACGTTCTGCATCAGATACTGA